From a region of the Panthera uncia isolate 11264 chromosome B1, Puncia_PCG_1.0, whole genome shotgun sequence genome:
- the NAAA gene encoding LOW QUALITY PROTEIN: N-acylethanolamine-hydrolyzing acid amidase (The sequence of the model RefSeq protein was modified relative to this genomic sequence to represent the inferred CDS: substituted 1 base at 1 genomic stop codon), which yields MRAAGLCALPGLALPLLLAGVGVLTAASPPALPLFNVSLDVAPELRWLPVLRHFDLDFVRAAMAHILGNRVPKWVHALIGKVVGELAAFLPQPFADEIRGMCEVLNCDLADCLLLNLVYETTAFCTSIVAQDSNGHIYHGRNLDYPFGNFLRKLTVDVQFLKNGQVAFTGTTFIGYVGLWTGQSPHKFTISGNERDEVWWWENVIAALFQRHSLVSWLIRTTLSESENFDAAVYKLANTPLIACVYYIVGGASPREGMVITRNRNGPADIWPLDPLNGAWFRVETNYDHWKPAPEKDDXRTPAMKALNATGQENLSLETLFQVLSVFPVCNNYTIYTTVMSAANPEKYTTRIRNLG from the exons ATGCGAGCCGCGGGCCTGTGTGCGCTCCCGGGGCTGGCGCTGCCTCTACTTTTGGCCGGGGTCGGGGTGTTGACGGCTGCTTCGCCCCCAGCCCTGCCGCTCTTCAACGTGAGCCTGGACGTGGCGCCCGAGCTGCGCTGGCTGCCGGTGCTGCGGCACTTTGACCTGGACTTCGTGCGCGCCGCGATGGCACACATTCTCGG GAATAGGGTCCCCAAGTGGGTCCACGCGTTGATTGGAAAGGTGGTCGGGGAGCTGGCtgccttcctgccccagcccttcGCAGATGAGATCCGGGGCATGTGCGAAGTCCTGAACTGCGACCTGGCCGACTGCCTGCTTCTCAACCTGGTTTACGAGACCACCGC atTCTGCACCAGTATTGTGGCTCAAGACTCCAATGGCCACATTTACCATGGCCGGAATCTAGATTATCCTTTTGGAAATTTCTTACGCAAGTTGACCGTGGATGTGCAGTTCTTAAAGAATGGACAG gttgCATTCACGGGAACCACGTTTATTGGCTATGTAGGATTATGGACCGGTCAGAGTCCACACAAGTTTACAATTTCTGGCAATGAACGAG ATGAAGTCTGGTGGTGGGAGAATGTGATCGCTGCCCTTTTTCAGAGACACTCCCTGGTCAGCTGGCTTATCCGCACT ACCCTGAGTGAGTCGGAAAACTTTGACGCAGCTGTTTATAAATTGGCCAACACACCCCTTATTGCTTGTGTTTATTATATTGTTGGTGGTGCGTCCCCTCGGGAAGGAATGGTCATCACGAGGAACAGAAATGGCCCCGCAGACATTTGGCCTCTAGATCCTTTAAATGGAGC GTGGTTCCGAGTTGAGACAAATTATGACCACTGGAAGCCAGCACCTGAGAAAGATGACTGAAG GACGCCTGCCATGAAAGCGCTTAATGCCACAGGCCAGGAAAACCTCAGCCTGGAGACACTCTTCCAG GTTTTGTCAGTGTTTCCGGTTTGTAACAA CTATACAATTTATACTACAGTAATGAGTGCTGCTAACCCAGAGAAGTACACGACGAGGATCAGAAACCTGGGTTAA